Genomic segment of Mucilaginibacter sabulilitoris:
TTTGGTATAAAAATAGTCTTAATTTGTTTTTTAATATGGTTTAATTGCTTATACTTGTGATGTGTGAAACCTAATAACAAAAAAATAAACTTAAATCCACATATCACCAATGAATCAGGAAATAAAACAAGCCTATCCGAAAGCTTACGAGGCTATTGATAAAGCCACCATCGAATCGGGGTTTACTATGGCCTCAGATGCCTTAACATGTTCATTACTGAAAACGCTTGCTGCCTCAAAACCCAATGCACGATTTTTGGAGTTAGGCACAGGTACCGGCTTATCTACCTCATGGATACTTGAAGGAATGGATGCTGCATCAACACTGGTTTCTATAGATAATGATGCCCAATTTCTGGCCATCGCACAGCAATTTTTAGGAGATGATAAGCGGCTGGAGTTAGTTTGTACCGATGGTGACGACTGGTTTGGACAAAATAAACACCTTAAGTTTGATTATATTTTCGCTGATACCTGGCATGGCAAATACTTACTGCTCGACGAAGCTATAACCATGCTTAACCCGGGTGGGCTATATATTATAGACGATATGCTACCCCAGCCCAACTGGCCCGATGGTCACCATGAAAAAGCCCTGAAGCTGGTAGAAGTTCTGGAACAACGGACCGACCTGGTGCTCACCAAACAATGCTGGGCAACCGGAATTGTTATAGCGGTGAAAAAGGTGGTGTAAATTATTGCGGCGGTGTAATCATCCTATATCAAAGAAGTTAAATAACCAAAAACTGAAACGTTTAAGTTTTCCTGTGCAGGGTTGGCAATAAAAATAAAGGATAATAAAAAACCAAACCTGCTGAAATTCATTCAACAGGTGGAGAATGCAAAGTTAATTATACAGCTTATGCACTTTGGGGCAAGGCAAGCAGATGATCGGGTTCCGATTCGTCATTAACTGTTTTAACATATTTATTGCCTTCGGGACAAACTGCTGGGATGAGGCTGGTCTTTTTACCGTATTGATCAATAATATAAGCTTCACCATCACCGTCTTTTATCCAGTCGTAAAGTTTATCCCGCTCAGTTATTCCCTTAACGTTGATGCGCTCATTTACCCACTCCAGCGAATCTATCGCTACGTAGGGATTTTGATGAAGGCCCGCATCGGTTTTTATGCAAAGTATTCGAACTGACATTGTTTATGTGTTTTAATTAATAGGTCCATAAAATTAAAACAAATAAAAAAACGAGAAAATAGGTGTTTTCACCCATTTGTTATTGCGTAAAATTACACACAAAGGTTGTGAAGCTAAGGGGCTGAAACTTGAAGAAAAGCTTAAAAGCTACGAAAAGTTTAAAAATTGGCGCCGGATGGGCAAGAGGAAAAGATACAATAAATATACCCTGGTTTACGCAAGAACTTAAACCAGGGCATTATAATTTACCAGCCAGTGCCTTTTTTGGCATTACCGTTTTTAATATGCTCTTCGGCTGTTGCTTTTCCCATGATGGCTGCCATTTTATTGCCAGCGCTATCTTTACCTGTTGCAATATACCTGCCCGATTTTACGTCGATAACCGGATCAATCATTGGTACGTTTTTAGTTTTTGTTTTTACTGAATACGCGGTAATACCGCTTCCTTTTTCTGTTGCCATGATAAGTTCTTTTGTTTTTAATTGTTAACCCCATTTAAACCGAATTGTTTTCGGCCTTAGCTATAATTGGTATTTATGCTGTAAACATGCATTAAAATTTTTTAATTCAAAATACCCAAGGTAAATATTTTGTTAACACATTTAATTTTTTGTTAACAACGTATATACTGCGGTATCGGCAAAAGCACCGTTATGAAAATGGTCTTCTTTAAAGTATGCCTCGCGCACAAAGTTGTTTTTTTCGAGTAATTTTATGGAAGCGGCATTGCCTGGGCTTACATTGGCTTGTATGGAGTGCAGGTTCATAACCCCGAAACCATATTGTATAACCGTTTTTATGGCTTCCTGCATAAGACCGCTACCCTGAAATGCGGGGTTCAACAGGTAGCCAATCTCAGCTCGGTAGTTTTCTTTTTCTATCCTCCAAAAGCCTATGCTGCCAATAAATTCATTGCTGTTTTTAAGGCTGATGCACCAGGTGATGCCGTTGTTGCTGTTTAACAGATCGTTAATAACTTTTATCAGGTCAAGGGCATCATTTGTGGTTTTTGCCAGCGGACGGGCTATATATTGCATTATTTGAGCATTGCTGCGCACTTCAAAAAAGGCAGGCACATCGGTGTATTCAAATTTTCGCAGTACCAAACGCTCGGTAGTTAAAACAGGAAAGGGATTAAAATTTAATTCAAGCATTAGTTGGCAGATGATAGGGTTACCGGTCTTTTTTTCATGAGACTTGTATTAAACTTTACAATCAATTTAAACAGATGATTATATTCGTTGAGCGGGAGCGTGGCGCTGATGTCGTAAATATCATGGTATGCTTTTATACCGCCCAGCGTGTAAATAAAAAAAGCGGGCACTCCCTTTTCGGTGAAATAATAATGGTCGCTGTTGGCGGCTTTTCCCCTCGGGTTCACCTTTATGAGGTAATTATTTTCACTGTTGATTTGTTTTAGCGCGGCAAATTCATGTGGATAAATAGTTGCGTTTACTACAGTAATACCTTCAATTCCGGTACCGTTCAGGTCTAAATTAATCAGGAAACGGATATTTTTCAGGGGGATGAGCGGGTTACCGGTAAAATATTTAGAACCTAACAGGCCGGCTTCTTCGCCCGAAAAGCAAATGAAGGCCATACTGAATGGTTGCGGGTGCGCTGCGTAATACTTAGCCAGGCTCAGCAGTTGTGTTACCCCGCTGGCGTTATCATTAGCTCCCGGGAAGTATATACTGCTGCCCATACCACCCAAATGGTCATAATGAGCGGTAATTACAATAACCGAATCAGGTTTGGCAGTTCCCTTTACTATGCCGCAAATGTTGGCGGTTTTAAAATCGGGGATCAACTGGTTCTCTATATCGGTGTAGATGCTGTTAAACGGCTGCTTTACTGCTTTTTTATCCAGTTGTATCAGTGTATAATCAAGCGCCTTGCTTTCAACCGACCAGGTGAGCTTGTCTTCCAGAGAAAGCACAACGCGGTTTTGCCTGTCAACAAAGTGGGTGCTATCCATCTGTTCCAGTTTTCCTGCTCCGGTTACCCCTTTACTGTCCGGACTCACAATGTAATCTTTTCCAGGTACCAGTTCCGCGCCGTTTATAATCACCTTCATTTTACCCGGAAATGTGTTTACGGGGTAGCTAAATTCCTGCAGGTAATTTTTCCCATCCATGGGTTTTACACCATAAGCCTTAAACTGTGCCGATAAAAAAGCGGCTGCCTTATGCACACCATCATTGGTATAACCACGGCCCCAAAAGTAGGGCGATGTAAGGGTATCAACCATTTTGCGGGCAAACAGGCTGTCCTGCGCCAGCAAACAATTGGTTGTTAGCAACAATGCAATGGTAAGTTTAAATTTCATTTATGAGGGAAATAAATAGGGTTATATAAAGCTGTCTGCCTCGCGGTAGGCTTTAATGAGTGCCAGCTCACCTTCTTTGCCTTCGCCTGCAGTACCGTGTTCCATCCCCATAACACCTTTATAACCTTTATTATAAATGTGTTTAAATATGTTTTTATAATTCATTTCGCCGGTACCCGGCTCTTTACGGCCCGGGTTATCGCCAATCTGGTAATAGCCAATCTCATCGTAAACCCAATCAAGGGTTGTTATAATATTGCCCTGGTTGCGCTGTACATGGTACATATCATACAAAATTTTGCATGATGGGCTACCCACCGCCTTGCAAATGGCATAAGCCTGGTCGGGTGTGCGTAAAAACAGGTTAGGGTTGTCGCTCAACGGCTCCATTACAATGATAAGGCCGTGCGGCTCAACAATAGCGGTGCCTTTTTTCATGGCCTCAATAACATTGCCTGTTTGTATACCTATGGGCAGGTTGCGCACAAAATCGCCGGGTACAACGGTAACCAGTTTACTGTTGATGCGCTTGGCAACTTCTACGGCTTCCTTACAGCTGGCAATAAATTTATCCAGGTACTCGGCCTTGCCCGACGCCAGCATATTGGTATCATTACCTAAACCGGGCTGCACAAAAACACCCATAACCATACCCAGTTTGGCCAGTGTATCGCCAATTTTCTTTTGCTGTTCAACAGGGCGGCCAGCCATACCATTATCTTCAATGGCGCGGAAGCCATTATCATAAGCAAACTTTATCTGGTCAATAAAATCGGCGCCGGCATGGCTTTTAAACATGCCATCGTGTATGCCATAATTTAAATGGAAAGGTTTGGTGCTGTCGGTTGCAGTAGTATTAGCTGCTTTTAAAACACCTGTTGTAAGTAATGATGCACCTGCAAGCACCGAGCTTTGCACAAAGTTTCTGCGTTTCATATAGGCTATTGATTTTTGAGGAAGCAAGATAAGGCAAATTCAATTAAAAATTCAAAAGTCAAAAATGGACATTTGGATGAGGGTATAGTGGTGGCCCCGATAAGATATTTGGAAAAAATATCGTATATTTGTGCTACAAACGGAAAATTTATTGCTATTTCCCATATAGCCACCTTGTTAACCGGTCCTTGTTGATCAGGGTTCATTTTATCCCCGCTGATACCGTTGCTGCCCGGAAATTAATTGATGATCCTCTTCATGTATAATCACTGCCTTATCAGGCTCCGTTGATTGGTTTTTTATAGGTTGAGCCCGCGGGAAAGGCATATTGTTTAACTAAAATTTTTTAATAAACATGGCTAAATCGCAAGCAACCTTCATGAAAAAACAACTGGAAAAAAATAAACAAAAAAAGAAAGAAGATAAAGAACAACGCAAACTGGAACGGCAGCAAAACAGCACAGGCGGCGACCTGGAAAGCATGATGGCTTATGTTAATGAATTTGGCGAAATAGTTTCAACTCCTCCCGAAAAGAAAGCTTAGCTTTCAATTTACAATTTATGTAGTGTAACAGACGAGTGTTTACACTACATAAAAGTGTATTTTCATACCTTGTTAAAGGGTCAGAAATCCTGAATTACTTTTCCTTTCCTGCTTGAAATAACAGCTTCATTAAATAACTTTACTGTAACAAACATTTATTTGTATGAAACCAGTTTATATTTTAGTAGCAGGCTTGTTCGCATTATCAGCAAGTTTACTTATCGGATTTTATTTTCCGGCTATATCGGATACTGCAAAGGGTTTTTTAATGGGTATGAGCATAGGTATACTGGTAGTAGGCTTAATTAAATTACCGCATGCCCGCTCATCTGCAGAAAAAACGGTTTGAAAGATATCGAGTACATATTTATTTAATTTTGGAGGTATTGAACCTTTTACCATTTAAATTGTCATAACCA
This window contains:
- a CDS encoding DUF3892 domain-containing protein, which produces MSVRILCIKTDAGLHQNPYVAIDSLEWVNERINVKGITERDKLYDWIKDGDGEAYIIDQYGKKTSLIPAVCPEGNKYVKTVNDESEPDHLLALPQSA
- a CDS encoding GNAT family N-acetyltransferase, encoding MLELNFNPFPVLTTERLVLRKFEYTDVPAFFEVRSNAQIMQYIARPLAKTTNDALDLIKVINDLLNSNNGITWCISLKNSNEFIGSIGFWRIEKENYRAEIGYLLNPAFQGSGLMQEAIKTVIQYGFGVMNLHSIQANVSPGNAASIKLLEKNNFVREAYFKEDHFHNGAFADTAVYTLLTKN
- a CDS encoding hydroxypyruvate isomerase family protein, whose product is MKRRNFVQSSVLAGASLLTTGVLKAANTTATDSTKPFHLNYGIHDGMFKSHAGADFIDQIKFAYDNGFRAIEDNGMAGRPVEQQKKIGDTLAKLGMVMGVFVQPGLGNDTNMLASGKAEYLDKFIASCKEAVEVAKRINSKLVTVVPGDFVRNLPIGIQTGNVIEAMKKGTAIVEPHGLIIVMEPLSDNPNLFLRTPDQAYAICKAVGSPSCKILYDMYHVQRNQGNIITTLDWVYDEIGYYQIGDNPGRKEPGTGEMNYKNIFKHIYNKGYKGVMGMEHGTAGEGKEGELALIKAYREADSFI
- a CDS encoding M28 family metallopeptidase, whose protein sequence is MKFKLTIALLLTTNCLLAQDSLFARKMVDTLTSPYFWGRGYTNDGVHKAAAFLSAQFKAYGVKPMDGKNYLQEFSYPVNTFPGKMKVIINGAELVPGKDYIVSPDSKGVTGAGKLEQMDSTHFVDRQNRVVLSLEDKLTWSVESKALDYTLIQLDKKAVKQPFNSIYTDIENQLIPDFKTANICGIVKGTAKPDSVIVITAHYDHLGGMGSSIYFPGANDNASGVTQLLSLAKYYAAHPQPFSMAFICFSGEEAGLLGSKYFTGNPLIPLKNIRFLINLDLNGTGIEGITVVNATIYPHEFAALKQINSENNYLIKVNPRGKAANSDHYYFTEKGVPAFFIYTLGGIKAYHDIYDISATLPLNEYNHLFKLIVKFNTSLMKKRPVTLSSAN
- a CDS encoding O-methyltransferase, which gives rise to MNQEIKQAYPKAYEAIDKATIESGFTMASDALTCSLLKTLAASKPNARFLELGTGTGLSTSWILEGMDAASTLVSIDNDAQFLAIAQQFLGDDKRLELVCTDGDDWFGQNKHLKFDYIFADTWHGKYLLLDEAITMLNPGGLYIIDDMLPQPNWPDGHHEKALKLVEVLEQRTDLVLTKQCWATGIVIAVKKVV